GCATCCCGCCCCATCACCTCCACCAGCATGATGCGGTGGTGCGACTCCGCCGTGGTGTGGATCTTGTCCACGGCGTCAGTGGCGGTGTGCAGCGCGGTGTCAAAACCGAAGGTCACGTCGGTGGCCGAGAGGTCGTTGTCAATGGTCTTGGGCACGCCGACGATTTTCAACCCCTTCTTAAAGAGCTCGAGCGCAATCTTCTGCGTGCCGTCGCCGCCAATCACGATCAGCGCGTCCATGCCCAGCTTTTGCGCGTTCTCCACCACCTGCCCGGAGAGGTCCTGCACAACTTCTTTGCCCTCCTCGCCCATCTTGTAGGCAAAGGGGTCGCCGCGATTGGTGGTGCCCAGAATGGTGCCGCCGCGCGGCAGGATGCCGCTCACGTCCGCCAGCAGCAGCGGGTGCGCCTTCTCCGGCCAGATCAGCCCGTCGAACCCGTCCGGCACCCCCAGCACCTGCCAGTGATACTTCAGGACAGCACACTTCACCGCCGCGCGGATCACGGCGTTGAGGCCGGAACAGTCTCCACCCCCGGTGCAGATGCCGATTTTTTTGATTTCTGCCACCTAACTCCCCCGCCGGCTGCCGGCCGCTGGCTGCTCTTACAGAGGCGTGGATTTTACAACAGCGAACGCGCAAAGGGTTGCGTCTACTTGGCGGCGTCCGAGGCCTTTGGAGCGGTTCGGATTTGCCTTTCCTTGCCGCGCGCGGATTTGACCTGCTGGCCACCGCTTCAATGGCGCCCAG
The DNA window shown above is from Terriglobales bacterium and carries:
- a CDS encoding ATP-dependent 6-phosphofructokinase, yielding MAEIKKIGICTGGGDCSGLNAVIRAAVKCAVLKYHWQVLGVPDGFDGLIWPEKAHPLLLADVSGILPRGGTILGTTNRGDPFAYKMGEEGKEVVQDLSGQVVENAQKLGMDALIVIGGDGTQKIALELFKKGLKIVGVPKTIDNDLSATDVTFGFDTALHTATDAVDKIHTTAESHHRIMLVEVMGRDAGWIALEAGIAGGAHIILIPEIPFTLEKVCEFVRQREQAGKRFTIIVVAEGVKLPADLESNYERERRRAPRGGAVSNRIADSISMTLRRETRVTVLGHIQRGGSPSPFDRILSTRFGATAVDLIAQGKFGRMVCLRGDRILDVDIAEAIGRMKAVDPAGELVATAKSVGIGFGD